From a region of the Podospora pseudopauciseta strain CBS 411.78 chromosome 7 map unlocalized CBS411.78m_7, whole genome shotgun sequence genome:
- the KTI12 gene encoding kti12, chromatin associated (BUSCO:EOG09263L9T; COG:F; EggNog:ENOG503NVJV), protein MPLIILTGLPTSGKSHRATQLQTYLAERIASSNPPSPYRLHLISDETQSVSRTVYDLDPSSLPAHVRSANASEKDARASIYAAVKRVLSPKDIVILDGMNYIKGWRYQLHCEAKNLATPSVILQIGCPVDKAREINEERLRTEGGVEGYSTGNWDNLVFRYEEPNPMTRWDSPLFTVIWDDDEEQARRVYEQIWDSAAGEGAKKKVIPNKSTVQRDKDPGGDYLYVLEKETQDIVKRILEKQNEAGEGGTVRLPKVNGGDDGGKELVLELPGRKLGLAQLQRYRRAFVGLNRGGIGLEGVGKLAAGRLRESFVGYLNDAFEKDG, encoded by the exons ATGCCT CTAATAATCCTTACCGGCCTCCCCACCTCAGGCAAATCCCACCGAGCCACCCAGCTACAAACCTACCTCGCCGAGCgcatcgcctcctccaaccccccatccccctaccgcctccacctcatcTCAGACGAAACCCAGTCCGTCTCCCGCACCGTCTACGACCtcgacccctcctccctccctgcCCACGTCCGCAGCGCAAACGCCTCCGAAAAGGACGCCCGCGCCTCCATCTACGCCGCCGTCAAGCGAGTCCTATCCCCAAAAGATATCGTCATCCTCGATGGCATGAATTACATCAAGGGGTGGCGGTATCAGCTCCATTGTGAAGCAAAAAACCTCGCTACACCGTCGGTGATATTACAGATAGGATGCCCTGTCGacaaggcgagggagattaATGAGGAGAGGTTACGGACTGAGGGTGGGGTGGAAGGTTACTCAACTGGGAACTGGGACAATCTGGTGTTTCGGTATGAGGAGCCGAATCCCATGACGAGGTGGGACTCGCCGTTGTTTACGGTTatttgggatgatgatgaggagcaggcgaggagggtgtaCGAGCAGATATGGGATagtgctgctggggagggggccaagaagaaggttaTACCCAATAAGAGTACCGTGCAGAGGGATAAGGATCCCGGGGGGGATTATTTGTAtgtgttggagaaggagacgCAGGATATTGTGAAGAGGATATTGGAGAAGCAAAatgaggcgggggagggggggacggTGAGGTTGCCGAAGGTgaatgggggggatgatggggggaaggagttGGTGTTGGAGTTGCCCGGGAGGAAGCTGGGGTTGGCGCAGTTGCAGAGGTATAGGAGGGCGTTTGTGGGGTTGAATAGGGGTGGGATTGGACTGGAGGGGGTCGGGAAgttggcggcggggaggttgagggagagttTTGTGGGGTATCTGAATGATGCTTTTGAGAAGGATGGGTGA
- the TIM9 gene encoding protein transporter tim9 (EggNog:ENOG503P5N0; BUSCO:EOG09265L8N; COG:U): MDGLTNSEQQILADRIQKRQMKQFMGIFGNLVDSCFTSCVDDFQSKALSGRETGCLSRCVSKWMATNERMGERFAELNAAEMERQQRGGR; encoded by the exons ATGGACGG CCTCACAAACTCCGAACAGCAAATCCTCGCCGACCGCATCCAAAAGCGGCAGATGAAGCAGTTTATGGGC ATCTTTGGCAACCTAGTAGACTCCTGCTTCACCTCCTGCGTCGACGACTTCCAGTCCAAAGCCCTTTCCGGCCGCGAGACCGGCTGCTTGTCCCGCTGCGTCTCCAAGTGGATGGCGACCAACGAGCGGATGGGCGAGCGGTTCGCCGAGCTGAATGCTGCTGAGATGGAGAGGCAGCAGAGGGGGGGTCGTTGA
- a CDS encoding uncharacterized protein (COG:O; EggNog:ENOG503NV1Y) gives MKFFSKISKKPNSPDEEEPYAYEDLPPNYETVIQESQQQQQQQQQQHPPSPTKAPTPKTSSSRSPTKKSHRSTSPPTRESKPPSSSSSSSRPSRSSARHATDPISSSSFRRKKIDPEEHPLNLPPEVRNKRFSELSGLSERKSMDVEKDPVNGGAAAAASGQQKPTAFPHTNSFTVPLSNGTDASANGAATPADEAVPAPPPHRSSPSSPVQSEAEQAESFKNDGNKFFKAGDYKHAIEFYTKAVVLQPNSATYLGNRAAAFMSACRWTEALQDCKKAVELDPHNIKILLRLARIYTSTGQPEEAIATFSRIQPAPSAKDTAPAKEMLRHIRAAQSALRDGTAASMVLHPLDMAEKLLGMGALKPRKWQLMRGEALLKMGDVNSLGEAQNIAMSLLRNNSRDPEALVLRGRALYATGENDKAVQHFRQALNCDPDFRDAIKWLRVVQKLDRMKEEGNSEYKAGRWQSAFDLYTKALEVDPANKGTNSKLYQNRALCRIKLKQYDEAIADCEKAVSLDPSYLKARKTKANALGLAEKWEAAVREWKAIHELDPEDRTVAKEVRRAELELKKSLRKDYYKILGIEKTATEQEIKKAYRKLAIVHHPDKNPGDAQAEARFKDISEAYENLSDPQKRERYDSGVDLQDPADMFGGGGGMHGGIDPEILFSMMGGGGPFGGGSGGGFPGGGFAFNGGGGQPRGGRGGFPHHFQYS, from the exons ATGAAGTTTTTCTCCAAAATCTCGAAGAAGCCCAACTCcccggacgaggaggaacCGTACGCTTACGAGGATCTTCCTCCAAACTACGAAACCGTCATCCAAGAgtcccaacagcagcagcagcagcagcagcagcagcaccctccctcgcccacaAAGGCGCCCACTCCCAAAACATCCTCATCCCGGTCCCCGACCAAAAAGTCACACCGGTCGACGTCGCCGCCCACGCGCGAGTCAAagccgccttcttcatcttcttcatcctcgagACCCTCCCGCTCTTCTGCCCGGCACGCAACCGACCCCATCTCTTCGTCGTCCTTCCGCCGCAAGAAAATCGACCCCGAAGAGCATCCCCTCAACCTGCCTCCCGAGGTGCGCAACAAGCGTTTTTCCGAGCTGTCTGGCCTGAGCGAAAGAAAATCAATGGACGTCGAAAAAGACCCCGTGAATGGCGGCGCCGCTGCGGCTGCCTCTGGCCAGCAGAAGCCCACCGCTTTTCCTCACACCAACTCTTTCACGGTGCCTTTGAGCAACGGTACAGACGCCTCAGCAAACGGTGCTGCCACTCCGGCTGACGAGGCCGTCCCCGCTCCCCCGCCTCACCGGTCGTCGCCTTCCAGCCCCGTGCAATCAGAGGCTGAGCAGGCAGAGTCTTTCAAGAACGATGGCAACAAGTTTTTCAAGGCCGGCGATTACAAGCATGCTATTGAGTTCTATACCAAAG CTGTCGTTCTTCAGCCAAACTCGGCGACCTACCTGGGCAACCGGGCTGCTGCTTTTATGTCTGCGTGCAGATGGACTGAGGCTTTGCAAGACTGCAAGAAGGCCGTTGAGTTGGACCCTCACAACATCAAGATTTTGTTGCGCTTGGCTCGTATCTACACCAGCACCGGCCAGCCAGAGGAGGCTATCGCTACCTTCAGCCGGATCCAGCCAGCACCATCAGCCAAGGACACGGCCCCGGCCAAGGAGATGCTCCGTCATATCAGAGCTGCTCAATCAGCGCTCAGGGATGGCACCGCCGCCTCTATGGTTTTGCACCCTCTGGACATGGCCGAAAAGTTGCTTGGTATGGGCGCTCTGAAGCCAAGAAAGTGGCAACTGATGCGCGGTGAGGCCCTTCTCAAGATGGGCGACGTCAACTCTCTCGGTGAGGCCCAGAACATCGCCATGTCCCTGCTCCGCAACAACAGCCGGGATCCTGAGGCTCTTGTTCTGCGTGGACGTGCTTTGTATGCCACTGGCGAGAACGACAAGGCTGTCCAGCATTTCCGGCAGGCGCTTAACTGCGATCCCGACTTCAGGGACGCTATCAAGTGGCTCCGTGTGGTCCAGAAACTCGACaggatgaaggaggagggtaacAGCGAGTACAAGGCCGGCAGGTGGCAGTCTGCTTTCGATCTCTACACCAAGGCTTTGGAGGTTGACCccgccaacaagggcacCAACTCCAAGCTGTACCAAAACCGGGCATTGTGCCGTATCAAGCTCAAGCAGTACGATGAGGCCATTGCCGACTGTGAGAAGGCTGTCAGCCTCGACCCTTCGTATCTGAAGGCTCGCAAGACCAAGGCCAACGCTTTGGGGCTGGCCGAGAAGTGGGAGGCGGCTGTCCGGGAATGGAAGGCGATCCACGAGCTCGATCCCGAGGACAGAACAGTTGCCAAGGAGGTTAGGAGAGCCGAGCTGGAGCTCAAGAAGTCGCTGCGCAAGGATTACTACAAGATTTTGGGGATCGAGAAGACGGCAACCGAACaagagatcaagaaggcgTACCGCAAGCTCGCCATTGTTCACCATCCTGACAAGAACCCTGGAGATGCGCAAGCCGAGGCTCGCTTCAAGGACATCAGCGAGGCTTACGAGAACTTGAGTGATCCTCA GAAGCGTGAGCGTTATGACAGCGGCGTTGACCTGCAAGATCCGGCTGACATGttcggcggtggcggcggtatGCACGGCGGCATTGACCCCGAGATTCTCTTCTCCATgatgggcggtggtggtcccTTTGGAGgcggcagcggtggtggcttcCCAGGTGGTGGCTTCGCTTTCaacggcggtggcggtcaaCCTCGCGGAGGCAGAGGTGGATTCCCGCACCACTTTCAGTACTCTTGA
- the TNA1 gene encoding High-affinity nicotinic acid transporter (COG:G; EggNog:ENOG503NU7U): MASQPQVPPPGPPHQDEEKAAHRHHTGSSSSSSLGITPTAPAPVTCPSHTTPRRLTTKIDLHLVPFVIILYLMAFLDRVNIANARAFGLETDLGLSGTQFNTALTIFFVPYILFEIPSNILLKKISPRIWLSGCCIGFGFITMMQGLVQNYAGILTTRFLLGLFECGMFPGCFYLLGMWYRREEAQKRFSLFFSSTSLAGAFGGLLASGLGSMDYMRGYRGWRWIFLIEGAATVVIGAIFLFTFPGFVEEAKWLRDDERDYIKARLHADQGHSAAERSITLKDVGKVMSDYKVWLGGFMYFGIIVPAYSYAYFSPTIVQSYGYDKIQTQLHSVPPWAVAFVFAMVIATASDWLKHRFLFTVLPICISISGFAILLNVHDNLPVQYAALVLICMGMYSAMPIQVCWFNMNLGGHHRRAVGSAWQIGFGNIGGIIATYSFVGGDFRKGYIICVSFICLSALSCIIYAVSIMAENRKKANQTLPEGMTEQEKAELGDLNPDFKYML; encoded by the exons ATGGCGTCTCAACCTCAAG TCCCTCCACCAGGGCCACCACACCAAGATGAAGAAAAGGCCGCTCACCGTCACCAcaccggctcctcctcctcctcctctctaGGCATCACCCCCACCGCTCCCGCCCCCGTCACCTGTCCCTctcacaccaccccccgcaGACTGACAACCAAAATCgacctccacctcgtccccttcgtcatcatcctctacCTCATGGCCTTCCTCGACCGCGTCAACATCGCCAACGCCCGCGCTTTCGGCCTCGAAACCGACCTGGGCCTTTCGGGAACACAATTCAACACCGCACTCACAATCTTCTTCGTCCCTTACATCCTCTTTGAAATCCCCTCCAATATACTCCTGAAGAAAATCTCACCGAGGATATGGCTCAGCGGGTGCTGTATCGGCTTCGGGTTCATCACCATGATGCAAGGCCTTGTGCAGAACTACGCCGGGATTTTGACAACGAGATTCTTGCTGGGGTTGTTCGAGTGCGGCATGTTTCCTGGGTGTTTTTACCTGCTGGGGATGTGGTACAGACGAGAGGAGGCACAAAAGAGGTTTAGTTTGTTTTTCTCGAGCACGAGTTTGGCGGGGGCGTTCGGGGGGCTGTTGGCGAGCGGGTTAGGGAGTATGGATTATATGAGGGGGTatagggggtggaggtggatttTCTTGATTGAGGgggcggcgacggtggtgaTTGGGGCGATctttttgtttacttttcCTGGATTTGTCGAGGAGGCG AAATGGCTCCGCGACGACGAAAGAGACTACATCAAAGCCCGTCTCCACGCTGACCAAGGCCACTCCGCCGCCGAGCGCAGCATCACCCTCAAGGACGTCGGCAAGGTCATGTCCGACTACAAGGTCTGGCTCGGCGGCTTCATGTACTTTGGCATTATTGTCCCCGCCTACTCGTACGCGTACTTCAGTCCCACCATTGTCCAGAGTTACGGCTACGACAAGATCCAAACCCAGCTTCACTCTGTGCCTCCCTGGGCAGTGGCGTTTGTCTTCGCCATGGTCATCGCCACGGCGTCAGACTGGCTGAAGCACAGGTTCTTGTTCACGGTTCTCCCGATCTGTATCTCGATCAGCGGGTTTGCGATTCTGCTGAATGTGCACGATAATTTGCCGGTGCAGTATGCGGCTTTGGTGCTGATTTGCATGGGCATGTACTCGGCGATGCCGATTCAGGTTTGTTGGTTTAATATGAACCTGGGTGGGCATCACCGGAGGGCTGTGGGGAGTGCGTGGCAGATTG GTTTCGGCAACATTGGCGGCATAATCGCGACATACTCGTTTGTTGGAGGCGACTTCAGAAAGGGGTACATCATCTGCGTGTCCTTCATCTGTCTGAGCGCTCTGTCGTGTATCATTTACGCGGTATCCATCATGGCTGAAAACAGGAAGAAGGCGAACCAGACTCTCCCTGAGGGCATGACGGAGCAGGAAAAGGCGGAGCTTGGG GATCTGAACCCCGATTTCAAGTATATGCTTTAA
- the SEC63 gene encoding secretory subunit (COG:U; EggNog:ENOG503NVTY): MSTDYAYDEEGYLWPFFVFTLTLIITLPLTYILVKRSRDPAASFPRIRTSFKHKHTDVVDSLRKKEKRKDRKLWLIIAVAVGWVVMGYMLVLIQNTETPTQKLWNPYDILGISESATEKQIKSAYRKLSLKFHPDKIKPDASKNETMDDLNARYVEITKAHQALTDEEVRNNYIQYGNPDGKQGYSINIALPKAIVSDGNGKYVVLLYSALFGILLPYLVGSWWYGTLRRSKEGVLMESANRLFREYKDNIDEGGVISALSTGQEYDELFRGDKADSGLSKVESRILAEGELSPLAGGLSVKDKEKLEDLESGPQRKALALLWAYLGRVELDDPILEKAKFAVAPIAEALNKSLTAISLAYMNTAPLLSSYYASQLLIQALPPKSSPLLQLPHFTPATVKAVDGDSKVHTNVQDFMDRPDAKRRSLVVGKGLLTDEQYREAVSVAKQLPFFRVAKAYFKVTGEKFILPSSLVTLVVKGRFVPPGSENVPEIEPLDLEDIDPAEDDLDAILGRKAKKQIGKDEKGRPIYEETPDEPISAPLAASPYFARDHSPRWHVFLTDSKQGRVAVPPFTFAQFDKPIFEADGKTPTFAMQTLKAQFQAPPQAGHYTFVMHVVCDSYVGFDTKMEVTLIVEEASKAAEMEQVVEDEISEPEEDSLAGIMHAAKGGAPPKPKKKVVKESDEEDSDEESGTDEESDDTSDTNTDTEEEDN, translated from the exons ATGAGCACCGACTACGCCTACGACGAGGAGGGCTACCTCTGGCCCTTCTTCGTCTTTACCCTGAcgctcatcatcaccctcccacTTACATACATCCTCGTCAAGAGGTCGCGAGACCCCGCCGCCTCGTTCCCGCGCATTCGGACAAGCTTCAAACATAAACACACCGACGTTGTCGACTCATTAcgcaagaaggagaagcgcAAGGACCGCAAGCTATGGCTCATCATCGCCGTGGCCGTCGGCTGGGTTGTCATGGGCTACATGCTCGTCCTCATCCAGAACACCGAGACGCCAACGCAGAAGCTATGGAACCCATATGACATTCTCGGCATCTCCGAGTCGGCCACCGAGAAGCAGATCAAGAGCGCCTACAGGAAGCTGTCCCTCAAGTTCCACCCCGACAAGATCAAGCCTGATGCTTCCAAGAACGAGACCATGGACGATCTCAATGCCCGCTACGTCGAGATCACCAAGGCCCACCAGGCCTTGACCGATGAGGAGGTGCGCAACAACTATATCCAGTATGGTAACCCTGATGGCAAGCAGGGTTATAGCATCAACATTGCTTTGCCAAAGGCCATTGTGTCTGACGGCAATGGCAAGTATGTTGTGCTTCTGTACTCTGCGCTCTTTGGTATTCTGTTACCATACCTGGTTGGGTCATGGTGGTACGGGACGCTTAGACGGTCCAAGGAGGGCGTTCTCATGGAAAGCGCCAACCGGCTGTTCAGGGAGTACAAGGACAACATCGACGAGGGCGGCGTCATTAGCGCCCTCAGCACGGGTCAGGAATACGACGAGCTGTTCAGGGGCGACAAGGCCGATTCTGGCTTGTCCAAGGTTGAGTCCAGAATTCTTGCCGAGGGCGAGCTCTCTCCTCTCGCTGGCGGTCTTTCtgtcaaggacaaggagaagttggaggaTCTCGAAAGTGGCCCCCAACGCAAGGCCTTGGCACTTCTATGGGCCTACCTCGGACGCGTCGAGCTTGACGACCCCATCTTGGAGAAGGCTAAGTTCGCCGTCGCCCCAATTGCCGAAGCTCTCAACAAGTCTCTTACCGCCATCTCTCTTGCCTACATGAACACGGCTCCTCTCCTGTCTTCATActacgccagccagctcCTCATTCAGGCTCTCCCACCAAAATCTTCgccccttctccagcttcctcaCTTTACTCCAGCGACTGTCAAGGCTGTCGATGGTGACTCCAAGGTTCACACCAACGTGCAGGACTTTATGGACAGGCCGGACGCTAAGCGCCGCAGCCTGGTTGTCGGCAAGGGTCTTCTCACTGATGAGCAATACCGCGAAGCCGTCTCTGTTGCTAAGCAGCTACCCTTCTTCCGCGTCGCCAAGGCATACTTCAAGGTTACTGGTGAAAAGTTCATTCTCCCCTCTTCTCTCGTCACACTCGTCGTCAAGGGCCGCTTCGTGCCACCAGGCAGCGAAAACGTGCCCGAGATTGAGCCATTGGATCTCGAGGATATCGACCCAGCCGAAGACGACCTTGACGCCATCCTTGGccgcaaggccaagaagcagatTGGCAAGGACGAGAAGGGCAGACCCATTTACGAGGAGACCCCTGACGAGCCCATCTCTGCGCCATTGGCCGCGTCCCCATACTTTGCGCGCGACCACTCTCCAAGGTGGCACGTTTTCCTCACAGACTCGAAGCAAGGCCGTGTGGCGGTGCCACCTTTTACCTTTGCGCAGTTTGACAAGCCGATCTTTGAGGCGGATGGCAAGACGCCTACTTTTGCGATGCAGACCCTGAAGGCGCAGTTCCAGGCGCCACCACAGGCGGGGCACTACACTTTTGTGATGCATGTGGTTTGCGACAGCTATGTCGGGTTTGACACCAAGATGGAGGTGACGCtgattgtggaggaggcgagcaaggctgccgagatggagcaggtggtggaggatgagattAGCGAACCGGAGGAGG ATTCTCTGGCGGGAATCATGCACGCCGCCAAGGGTGGTGCGCCACCaaagcccaagaagaaggtggtgaaggagagcgacgaggaggacagCGACGAGGAGAGCGGGACGGACGAGGAGAGCGATGATACCAGTGATACGAACACGGacacggaggaggaggataatTAG
- the SAC7 gene encoding GTPase activating protein (GAP) for Rho1p (EggNog:ENOG503NVD5; COG:T; COG:Z): MTSAALPAPHPPVASQQQQQQPSQHHHQHQHHHQHTPSTPAAPTQLSSAVSPPSKRDLKSWWKGFKLPSKHQEANVLLQNIVLEEERRAAHSASANMSPPLPERPKRPEVPKLDAIARILTWRLRRFARGSCPKPLCRAGPKLIVADQARPQGIFGVPLRQSITYANVAISLVDEDGKSYIYGYVPIVVAKCGIFLKERATEIEGIFRLSGSEKRIKELKNIFDSPDRYGKGLVWDGYTVHDAANVLRRYLNDLPEPVVPLDLYEKFREPLRGATRPGAGEAEGPQFVETFDMDAAIRRYQQLITELPPLNRQLLLYILDLLAVFAAKSDQNRMNSQNLAAIFQPGMLSHPHHAMAPEEYRLNQLVIIFLIENQDHFLIGMQGTGLDEKTAQQVQNPKPPHTPNRKSGVHRSASTASAGAESVRKNGSIRRNKSTSSRRSMASNGAPSPASPAVATTPTGGLNRSNTVPSKKSPALQAGRFGNRGEAVVSPLTPVAPPTTAVIPPPAVLEEVATPEETEANTQLPPAPVPVPVPETTAPSGPRPEHLAVPLPNLAVPGQEKLLEPISPVPEVTTPSKERKLPILFQRIATSDGEGGKPNKLRKKRMPGSANPSAHSSQASLSHSTAASPNTETPNPLETISSGSKLAIPGDAPAEPKSETASDTTPQAPAPPAPQPTVADAETQHHTFLTPNDAENTLKSKKSPPTSLNSSFNESSDMDQVDELTAVTSEVTSPESGEKSQKKRWRLSRKKEDTGPSYPPLSSPRLLGTHSNAETSTTSIGSSGYKGRQSMTGDSLDRAIASGEVSSGEGGGSGGKDKISSWIKNKYREHKENVEQRRAKSPPGGERTVSIGSSLLSSSRGKSLDLKRAEEEGNNVAGSGGVPALAPPPAVPPLPAAPQQGTNTEPQET, translated from the exons ATGACGTCCGCCGCACTACCAGCACCACACCCGCCTGTTGcttcccagcagcagcagcagcagccctcccagcatcatcatcaacatcagcaccaccaccagcatacgccctccacccccgcgGCTCCCACCCAGCTGTCATCTGCTGTTTCTCCGCCCAGCAAGCGTGATCTCAAGTCTTGGTGGAAAGGTTTCAAACTCCCTTCCAAGCACCAGGAAGCAAATG TCCTGCTCCAGAACATTGTGCTAGAAGAAGAGAGGCGAGCAGCTCATTCAGCAAGTGCAAACATGAGCCCGCCGCTGCCCGAGAGACCGAAGCGACCAGAGGTGCCCAAGTTGGATGCCATCGCCCGCATCCTAACCTGGCGCCTTAGGAGATTCGCGAGAGGATCGTGCCCAAAACCGTTGTGCCGAGCCGGACCGAAACTAATAGTCGCAGACCAAGCCCGTCCCCAAGGCATCTTTGGTGTTCCCCTCCGGCAGAGCATCACGTATGCCAACGTCGCCATCTCGCTCGTCGACGAGGACGGCAAGAGCTACATCTATGGTTATGTGCCGATCGTGGTAGCAAAATGTGGTATTTTCTTGAAGGAGAGAG CCACTGAAATTGAGGGCATCTTTCGCCTCAGCGGGTCTGAGAAGCGAatcaaggagctcaagaacaTCTTTGACTCGCCCGATAGGTACGGCAAAGGTCTCGTCTGGGACGGCTACACGGTTCACGACGCCGCCAACGTGCTTCGCCGATACCTGAACGATCTCCCCGAGCCGGTCGTGCCCCTGGATCTTTACGAGAAATTCCGGGAACCTCTGAGAGGGGCCACGAGGCCGGGCGCCGGTGAGGCCGAAGGGCCGCAATTCGTCGAGACGTTCGATATGGACGCCGCCATCAGGAGGTACCAACAGCTCATTACGGAATTACCGCCCCTCAACCGCCAGCTTCTGTTGTACATCCTGGATTTGCTTGCGGTCTTTGCGGCCAAGTCGGACCAGAACAGGATGAATTCGCAGAATCTGGCTGCCATCTTTCAACCCGGCATGCtttctcatcctcaccatgCGATGGCGCCTGAAGAGTACCGGCTGAACCAACTCGTCATCATTTTCCTCATCGAAAACCAGGATCATTTCCTCATTGGCATGCAAGGCACAGGATTGGACGAGAAGACGGCTCAGCAAGTGCAGAACCCCAAGCCTCCGCATACTCCCAACAGGAAGTCTGGGGTTCATCGGTCTGCTTCGACCGCGAGCGCCGGAGCCGAGAGCGTCCGAAAGAATGGGTCGATTCGTAGGAACAAGTCGACCTCTTCAAGACGTTCCATGGCCTCCAACGGCGCCCCGAGTCCCGCGAGCCCAGCTGTTGCCACCACTCCGACCGGTGGACTCAACAGGAGCAACACTGTCCCATCAAAGAAGTCCCCAGCACTGCAGGCTGGCAGGTTTGGTAATCGCGGAGAGGCAGTTGTCAGTCCACTGACGCCGGTGGCTCCTCCTACCACCGCAGTCATACCTCCCCCAGCAGTGTTAGAAGAAGTTGCTACGCCGGAAGAGACGGAAGCAAACACGCAATTACCGCCAGCGCCGGTACCGGTACCGGTACCGGAAACCACGGCACCAAGCGGGCCACGACCCGAACATCTAGCCGTCCCGCTACCAAACCTGGCTGTGCCAGGTCAGGAGAAGTTGCTCGAGCCCATCTCCCCTGTTCCTGAAGTCACGACACCATCCAAGGAACGGAAGCTGCCAATTTTGTTCCAACGGATTGCCACAAGCGACGGTGAAGGCGGAAAGCCAAACAAGctgaggaagaaaaggatgCCAGGTAGCGCCAACCCCAGCGCACACAGCTCACAAGCATCACTGTCGCACTCCACAGCCGCGTCACCAAACACCGAAACACCCAATCCTCTAGAGACAATCTCTTCTGGGTCCAAGCTTGCCATTCCGGGAGATGCTCCAGCTGAGCCAAAGTCGGAAACAGCATCTGACACGACGCCACAGGCGCCAGcacctccagcacctcaGCCTACGGTTGCCGATGCAGAAACTCAACACCACACTTTTTTGACGCCCAACGATGCAGAAAACACCTTGAAATCGAAAAAGTCCCCGCCGACGTCACTGAACAGCTCGTTCAACGAGAGCTCGGACATGGACCAGGTGGATGAGCTGACGGCTGTGACGTCAGAAGTGACCAGTCCTGAGTCGGGAGAAAAGAGCCAAAAGAAGAGATGGCGTCTGTCACGGAAAAAGGAGGACACGGGCCCGTCTTACCCCCCGCTATCCTCTCCCCGGCTGCTCGGAACGCATTCCAACGCCGAAACCAGCACCACGTCGATCGGAAGCTCGGGCTACAAGGGGAGGCAGAGCATGACGGGCGACTCCCTCGATCGGGCCATTGCCAGCGGCGAAGTGTCTTCAGGCGAAGGCGGGGGAAGTGGTGGTAAAGATAAGATCTCGAGCTGGATCAAGAACAAGTACCGTGAGCACAAGGAAAATGTCGAGCAGCGCAGGGCCAAGTCGCCGCCTGGTGGCGAGAGGACGGTTTCGATTGGTTCCAGCCTTTTGTCGTCTTCGAGAGGGAAGAGTCTGGATCTTAAGcgggcagaggaggagggtaacAACGTGGCTGGCAGCGGCGGCGTCCCCGCtctggctcctcctccggctgTTCCCCCGTTGCCGGCGGCACCACAGCAGGGTACGAATACGGAACCGCAAGAGACGTAG
- the HET-Q1 gene encoding Gasdermin-like protein HET-Q1 (EggNog:ENOG503PI4D): MPTKTSQHAFAGSERWVVPRYSSKPGTLIRLGSVLTDPEDLESSLNLDSIPPIPPNLLRDATPEVRMSVQTELSKSDSTLAKAAPALEGILTLGGGVEASRSQGVSSSLNISGTVKATVFRADKSYMDVLLKDKNVISYAKRGLGKPMFVVVGVATAGRVEMKETRHATRKAGVSGKVGVEVIGEGEVGLERERSDKSCNEVRGEGGLDFAYRVREFGYSRVRGTVKDKGDWTGKVLFAGGKGPVVEKGGEVVPVFKEFKEGEVKLRATGSFDVAAKA, translated from the coding sequence ATGcccaccaaaacctcccAACACGCCTTCGCCGGCTCGGAACGCTGGGTCGTCCCCCGCTACTCCTCCAAACCAGGCACCCTCATCCGACTCGGGTCTGTCCTCACCGACCCAGAAGACTTGgaatcctccctcaacctcgacagcatcccccccatcccccccaacctcctccgcgaCGCCACCCCAGAGGTGCGAATGTCTGTCCAGACTGAGCTCAGCAAGTCAGACTCCACCCTTGCCAAAGCCGCCCCCGCACTGGAGggcatcctcaccctcggcggCGGGGTGGAAGCCTCCCGCTCCCAGGGGGTGAGCTCGTCTCTGAACATCTCGGGAACTGTCAAGGCGACTGTTTTTCGGGCGGATAAATCTTACATGGATGTGCTGCTTAAGGATAAAAATGTGATTTCTTATGcgaagagggggttgggaaagccgatgtttgttgttgttggggtggcTACTgctgggagggtggagatgaaAGAGACAAGGCATGCGACGAGGAAGGCTGGGGTGAGTGGGaaggtgggggtggaggtgattggggagggggaggtagggttggagagggagaggagcgATAAGAGTTGTAAtgaggtgaggggggagggcgggTTGGATTTTGCTTATagggtgagggagtttgGTTActcgagggtgagggggacgGTGAAGGATAAGGGGGATTGGACGGGGAAGGTCCTCTTCGCTGGGGGAaaggggccggtggtggagaaggggggtgaggtggtgcCGGTGTTTAAGGAGTTtaaggagggcgaggttaAACTGAGGGCGACAGGGAGTTTTGATGTTGCTGCCAAGGCGTGA